Within the Miscanthus floridulus cultivar M001 chromosome 2, ASM1932011v1, whole genome shotgun sequence genome, the region ACACAACACAACAACAacacaacaaagcctttaagtcccaaacaagttggggtaggctagagttgaaacccaacagaagcaatcaaggttcaggcacgtgaatagctgtcttccaagtactcctatctaaggctaagtctttgggtatattccatcctttcaagtctccttttattgcctctacccaagtcaacttcggtcttcctctgcctctctttacgttactatcctgacttaggattccactacgcaccggtgcatctggaggtctccgttgcacatgtccaaaccatctcaaccggtgttggacaagcttttcttcaattggtgctacccctaatctctcacgtatatcatcgttccgaactcgatcccttcttgtatgaccgcaaatccaacgcaacatacgcatttccgcgacacttagctgttgaatatgtcgtcttttcgtaggccaacattctgcaccatacaacatagcatgtttaatcgccgtcctataaaacttgccttttagcttctgtggtacccttttgtcacataggacaccagacgcttgccgccacttcatccaccctgctttgattctatggctaacatcttcatcaatatccccgtccctctgtagcattgatcctaaatatcgaaaggtatccttcctaggcactacttgaccttccaaactaacatcttcctcctcccgagtagtagtgccgaagtcacatctcatatactcagttttagttctactaagtctaaaacctttggactccaaggtctcccgccataactccagtttctgattcactcctgtccggctttcatcaactagcactacatcgtccgcgaaaagcatacaccaagggatgtccccttgtatgtcccttgtaacctcatccatcactaaagcaaacaaataagggctcaaagctgacccttgatgtagtcctatcttaatcgggaagtcatccgtgcctccatcgcttgttcgaactctagtcacaacattgctgtacatgtccttaatgagcccgacgtacttcgttgggactttatgtttgtccaaagcccaccacataacattccttggtattttatcataagccttctccaagtcaataaaaaccatatgtaggtccttcttctccctataccgctccataacttgtcttattaagaaaatggcttccatggttgaccttccgggcatgaaaccaaattggttcatagagacccgcgttattgctcttaagcgatgctcgataattctctcccatagcttcatagtatggctcatcaacttaattccccggtaatttgtacaactttgaatatctcctttattcttgtagatcggtaccaatatacttctcctccactcatcaggcatcttgttcgatcgaaaaatatggttgaacagcttggttaaccatactacagctatgtccccgaggcatctccacacctcgattgggataccatccggtcccatcgccttacctcctttcatccttttcaacgcctctctgacctcagattcttggattctccgcacaaagcgcctattggtgtcatcaaaagagtcatccaactgaaaggttgtgtccatattctcaccattgaacaatttgtcaaaatactcttgccatcgatgtcggatctcatcctcctttaccaagagatgctccctttcatccttaatgcacttaacttggttgaagtcccgtgtctttctctcacgaaccctagccatcctataaatgtccttctctccttccttcgtactcaaatgttggtaaagatcctcgtacgctctaccctttgccacacttacagctcgctttgcagtcttctttgccaccttgtacttctctatgttgtccacactcctgtcatggtacaagcgtctatagcattctttcttctccttaatagccctttggacttcctcgttccaccaccaagtatctttagcctcgcgtccccttcctttggttactccacacacctctgaggctaccttccgaatgttggttgccatcttgtcccacatattgtttatgtcgtcttcttccttccaagagccctctttgataaccctttccctaaatacctctgacgtctcccctttcagtttccaccactttgttctttcaatcttagcttgtttatccctacgggcacgcacctgaaaacaaaaatctgccaccaaaagcttatgttgagaaacaacacactcccctggtatcaccttgcaatccaagcatgctcgtttgtcatttcttcttgcgaggacaaagtcaatctggctacagtgttgtccgctactgaaggtcactagatgagattctctctttctaaagaaagtgttggctatcatcaagtCAAAAGCAATTTGATCAGGAACACATTTCATTTTTTAAATTTTGTATAAATACTCATTTAAAACAATTTGATCAGGAACATAATTCTGTAATATTTGACAAAACAAGCAGGGTGGACCTGCTGCCTGCATATCAGTACCAAAGCAATGCAGCCATTCCATATGAGCCTGACAGACCATTGTGAGGGAATCGCCGGAGATACTTCACTCCCATATGCCAGCGAGCACACCACAAACTCAAAGGATTCACACCAGAACGCTGATTAACACAACACGGGCACTTGGTTTTGGTGCTCCTCTGAACTCTGCATTTAGTAAACTCACTCTACACATTTGTTGACTAAACTAAAGAAAAATCTGAGTGAGTTTTAAATCCACAGAACACATGCTACGGAAGATTTGATCAAACAGCCAGAGAAAATGGGGCCCAATTGGCCACTATGGTGGTTATTGAAGAGTGAAGATGGCACATCTGGTTTTGATCAGATCTTGTGCAAAAAGTAAGCTTAAATGAGCTGTTTCCTTTGTAGTTTGCAAATATTTTGTGCAGTGCACATGGAAAGTTCTTTCCTCAGTGTGGCAGGGCCCGACACCAATGAGTCCTTGATATGCAGACCCTGTCAATTTCTGTGGGCATGATGAATCTGGATTTTGACAAATAAGAAAATAAATGCGCAGTTTTGCAGATTTTATTATAAATGGCGGAATCAAGTTTCAAATGCTCCAAGCACAAGAATAAAATATGGAAGTTATATGTACAGCGAACTCACAACACCTTTCTGCAGATAAAAAAAAATAGTGAAGAATTAGGGAGGAAAAAGAAAGAAGCTGAGGAAAAGTTACCCTCGATCTTCTTGTAATTGAATTCAGCTGGAAATACTGGGTCCAGTGACCTTGCGACGATCAAGATATGGGTGATGTTCAAGCTCTTGAGAGCCTCCTTGTTGAATGCTGCTCCAACAGATCCCAAGTAGAGACCCTACAAGGTACCGAAAGCCGAAAGGTGTcaattagacacatgcaacaaTTTTGAAACAACAGTAAACTATGATAGAAAAGAAAAATTCCTTTCTCCTTCGGAGAACAAATTAGTATGAATCAATTGAATTGGGGAGCTCTTCTTATCGAAGAAAAACACTTTCCCAACTAATTAGCTCGACGTTTTCTATTCGCGAAACCAACACTGAACCAAATCTGAGATCAATGGTGCACTATTATCCTCAAACTTAACCACAAACAAAAGGCGATCAATGTCCTCGAGACAATCTCCCGCGTCATGACCATGACCATCCGTCCGAAACAGAAGAGTAGATCGAGAGAGAAAGAGCGAAAAGAGCGAAAGATAGCGCCGTCGTCCAGACCTGCTTGATGGGGCAGGGCGTGTTATCGGCCTTGCGGTACCGCACGGCGCAGATGCCCTGCATCAGTGCCTTGATCACCTGGACCTGCTGCTGCTCATCCCTCTCCGCGGCCTGCCCCGCCTCCGGCATAGACATCGCTTCGCTCCTCTTTTAGGGGCGCTAGCTGAGAGTGGGGGGGCGGAAATCGAGGATTTGCTTGCCGACGATGATTGTTGCCGACCGAAAAGGGAAAAGGGAACGCGGAAACGGTAATCGGACGAGTAGaggggcggcggcgaggaggggaGTGCGACGGGATTAGAGAGAGTGGGGAGGAAGCGAGCCGAGCGGATGGGAGCGACGAAGGAGGCATCGACGATATCTGGcggtgaatcatttttagctaaTTCTCTCTGGGCCACCGATTTTGTGCTAATGAAATTCTCCGGCCGTCACTAGAAAACTTTGCGACTACAGTTCCCACCGTCCCTCCTCctgattttttttactttttagccttttttttcgaaagtttctcacagATGAACCACTGGAAGAAAAATTTTAAAatatagacccttagctcggcgccattaatgctggcgtcgagctaacacgtctcggcgccagcgttcCTGGCGTTGAGTTTCTAGGCTTGAAGCGAACGTGGAAGGTGGCATGGTAGGAAGCTCGACGACAGTCACCCTGCCGTCGAGCtcgacgccgtagatcttggcgctgagCCTTTATTTTAACCCCGGACCAACCTTTCtgtccgagcgttcttcctcttctttcttctccctctcggactttttctctccccacttcaccctacctcacgaatcggtatattggaccttgaaaactttgatttgatccgtagattttttagagcaaggtatcatcgctctcctcctagttttttcgcattgatttggtatatattagtcggatttttgaacttaagaatcgtcatcacttaggttttcattctatccctcaatatatatattatataaccgtaggatgatgccaaggcgtgaaaaagctagcaaacctaaatgcatgtagttatgttacgGATTCATTGTTGTgtatcaaatgggaaaccctaggtttaatgtttaatgttaattgcttttgattcttagaacgaaattggttgtattgtagttatggttcacATTGAcaattatttgtgatgttttgagttttgtttgttaaattacatccgttttgttataTGCAAGAAATGTTTTGGCAAAAACGGGGTCATCCttaagaattataccccgacgcgtctagcaaagatgccctcgttcttcctgacctccctgt harbors:
- the LOC136521694 gene encoding dual specificity protein phosphatase 1-like isoform X2, encoding MSMPEAGQAAERDEQQQVQVIKALMQGICAVRYRKADNTPCPIKQGLYLGSVGAAFNKEALKSLNITHILIVARSLDPVFPAEFNYKKIEVLDSPDTDLLKHSDECFSFIDEAISSGGNVLVHCFAGRSRSGAGTENAICAELIIL